A single Macaca mulatta isolate MMU2019108-1 chromosome 15, T2T-MMU8v2.0, whole genome shotgun sequence DNA region contains:
- the EDF1 gene encoding endothelial differentiation-related factor 1 isoform X2: MAESDWDTVTVLRKKGPTAAQAKSKQAILAAQRRGEDVETSKKWAAGQNKQHSITKNTAKLDRETEELHHDRVTLEVGKKINEKPQVIADYESGRAIPNNQVLGKIERAIGLKLRGKDIGKPIEKGPRAK, from the exons ATGGCCGAGAGCGACTGGGACACGGTGACGGTGCTGCGCAAGAAGGGCCCCACGGCCGCCCAGGCCAAGTCCAAGCAG gCTATCTTAGCGGCACAGAGAcgaggagaagatgtggagacTTCCAAGAAAT GGGCTGCTGGCCAGAACAAACAACATTCTATCACCAAGAACACAGCCAAGCTGGACCGGGAAACGGAGGAGCTGCACCATGACAGGGTGACCCTGGAAGTGGGCAAG AAAATCAATGAGAAGCCACAGGTGATCGCGGACTATGAGAGCGGACGGGCCATACCCAATAACCAGGTGCTGGGCAAAATCGAGCGGGCCATCG GCCTCAAGCTCCGGGGAAAGGACATTGGAAAGCCCATCGAGAAGGGGCCTAGGGCGAAATGA
- the EDF1 gene encoding endothelial differentiation-related factor 1 isoform X1, whose amino-acid sequence MAESDWDTVTVLRKKGPTAAQAKSKQAILAAQRRGEDVETSKKWAAGQNKQHSITKNTAKLDRETEELHHDRVTLEVGKVIQQGRQSKGLTQKDLATKINEKPQVIADYESGRAIPNNQVLGKIERAIDVRSRSACVLRAQ is encoded by the exons ATGGCCGAGAGCGACTGGGACACGGTGACGGTGCTGCGCAAGAAGGGCCCCACGGCCGCCCAGGCCAAGTCCAAGCAG gCTATCTTAGCGGCACAGAGAcgaggagaagatgtggagacTTCCAAGAAAT GGGCTGCTGGCCAGAACAAACAACATTCTATCACCAAGAACACAGCCAAGCTGGACCGGGAAACGGAGGAGCTGCACCATGACAGGGTGACCCTGGAAGTGGGCAAGGTGATCCAGCAGGGTCGGCAGAGCAAGGGGCTTACACAGAAGGACCTGGCCACG AAAATCAATGAGAAGCCACAGGTGATCGCGGACTATGAGAGCGGACGGGCCATACCCAATAACCAGGTGCTGGGCAAAATCGAGCGGGCCATCG ATGTGAGGTCCAGGAGTGCCTGTGTGTTGAGAGCCCAGTGA
- the EDF1 gene encoding endothelial differentiation-related factor 1 has translation MAESDWDTVTVLRKKGPTAAQAKSKQAILAAQRRGEDVETSKKWAAGQNKQHSITKNTAKLDRETEELHHDRVTLEVGKVIQQGRQSKGLTQKDLATKINEKPQVIADYESGRAIPNNQVLGKIERAIGLKLRGKDIGKPIEKGPRAK, from the exons ATGGCCGAGAGCGACTGGGACACGGTGACGGTGCTGCGCAAGAAGGGCCCCACGGCCGCCCAGGCCAAGTCCAAGCAG gCTATCTTAGCGGCACAGAGAcgaggagaagatgtggagacTTCCAAGAAAT GGGCTGCTGGCCAGAACAAACAACATTCTATCACCAAGAACACAGCCAAGCTGGACCGGGAAACGGAGGAGCTGCACCATGACAGGGTGACCCTGGAAGTGGGCAAGGTGATCCAGCAGGGTCGGCAGAGCAAGGGGCTTACACAGAAGGACCTGGCCACG AAAATCAATGAGAAGCCACAGGTGATCGCGGACTATGAGAGCGGACGGGCCATACCCAATAACCAGGTGCTGGGCAAAATCGAGCGGGCCATCG GCCTCAAGCTCCGGGGAAAGGACATTGGAAAGCCCATCGAGAAGGGGCCTAGGGCGAAATGA
- the EDF1 gene encoding endothelial differentiation-related factor 1 isoform X3: MAESDWDTVTVLRKKGPTAAQAKSKQAILAAQRRGEDVETSKKWAAGQNKQHSITKNTAKLDRETEELHHDRVTLEKINEKPQVIADYESGRAIPNNQVLGKIERAIGLKLRGKDIGKPIEKGPRAK, from the exons ATGGCCGAGAGCGACTGGGACACGGTGACGGTGCTGCGCAAGAAGGGCCCCACGGCCGCCCAGGCCAAGTCCAAGCAG gCTATCTTAGCGGCACAGAGAcgaggagaagatgtggagacTTCCAAGAAAT GGGCTGCTGGCCAGAACAAACAACATTCTATCACCAAGAACACAGCCAAGCTGGACCGGGAAACGGAGGAGCTGCACCATGACAGGGTGACCCTGGAA AAAATCAATGAGAAGCCACAGGTGATCGCGGACTATGAGAGCGGACGGGCCATACCCAATAACCAGGTGCTGGGCAAAATCGAGCGGGCCATCG GCCTCAAGCTCCGGGGAAAGGACATTGGAAAGCCCATCGAGAAGGGGCCTAGGGCGAAATGA